The Ochotona princeps isolate mOchPri1 chromosome 1, mOchPri1.hap1, whole genome shotgun sequence genome has a segment encoding these proteins:
- the DACT2 gene encoding dapper homolog 2, producing the protein MWAPGGPPGPAGWDRRRVGARLRAALAGLHELQGLRATQQARVRDALAMQPSARPAAPGGPRGPELRLEAALAALQEQLSQLRRQDTGLKTHLEQLGQQISELQLGMCRSSSEAVDSDSRPSSGFYELSDGASCSLSTSCASVCSDHVSPSLGSLLPAIQISKDRPAMGDWRPRSADETTVPVWRPQPTEEVSGLPGSTEDAVRLPRGTFRPRPVSTGDLDRVLQDSNKGHCQGAELLCQVLDPKYQRDLVSRGGREVYPYPSPLHAVALQSPLFALTKEALPLAHPMPPAQPVPCTPKTGQAPEVGPAGAYIHRLLYLHGQRASPGAGARSQEPPRLDACPSPQKLGQDHRPSSMAGTPSRDGPRRQGLGPFGDAQHPCHLPKNDPGPKDGCVPGEMTGGPLPSSQAPQPPRALDGHQGQGSSPARRLQELRPLASGHLIPKLGVEGRASLQALTTSHPKPKAVKGRRRACDKGPSSRKLPLPPERLCSVPGACHPAAACDPSRVLLGAGLRGTPTLAAEARGRSCSESTLYPVSFLVPLVVAPRASYPAPAQGLFPLESRKKPRRWRSTAEVSGWRAAGVGLRLEPGKACAQAVSQPPERPAQCASLPSSTVAHSSEDDASARSASCFGDSESSGSDTTEGSARRSTGLDSTRPGQGMRTPGGARPSLPPVPHLCRVRASRALKKKIRRFQPAALKVMTMV; encoded by the exons ATGTGGGCGCCGGGCGGCCCCCCGGGGCCCGCGGGCTGGGATCGCCGCCGGGTGGGCGCGCGGCTGCGCGCGGCGCTCGCGGGGCTGCACGAGCTGCAGGGGCTGCGCGCCACGCAGCAGGCGCGGGTGCGGGACGCCCTGGCCATGCAGCCCTCGGCCCGGCCCGCGGCCCCCGGCGGCCCTCGCGGCCCCGAGCTGCGGCTGGAGGCGGCGCTGGCCGCGCTGCAGGAGCAGCTG tcccagctgcggAGGCAGGACACAGGCCTGAAGACAcacctggagcagctgggccagcaGATCAGCGAACTGCAGCTGGGCATGTGCAGATCATCCAGCGAGGCTGTGGACAGTGACAGCAGGCCCAGCTCAG gtttctatGAACTGAGCGACGGTGCGTCCTGCTCCCTGTCCACCTCCTGTGCCTCTGTGTGCAGTGACCATGTgtccccttccctgggcagtctGTTGCCTGCTATCCAGATCTCCAAGGACAGGCCTGCCATGGGGGACTGGCGGCCCCGGTCAGCAGATGAGACCACGGTACCAGTGTGGAGACCCCAGCCCACGGAGGAAGTTAGCGGGCTGCCAGGCAGCACAGAGGATGCTGTCCGGCTGCCCCGGGGCACATTCCGTCCCCGACCAGTGTCCACAG GTGATCTGGACCGTGTCTTGCAGGACTCCAACAAGGGCCACTGCCAGGGTGCAGAACTCCTGTGCCAGGTTCTGGACCCCAAGTACCAGCGGGACCTGGTGTCCAGGGGCGGCCGAGAGGTCTACCCCTACCCCAGTCCCCTGCACGCCGTGGCCCTGCAGAGTCCCCTGTTCGCCCTGACCAAGGAGGCCCTACCCCTGGCCCACCCCAtgccccctgcccagcctgttccctgcACCCCCAAAACTGGGCAGGCCCCTGAGGTGGGCCCAGCGGGCGCCTACATCCACAGGCTGCTCTATCTACATGGCCAGAGGGCATCCCCCGGGGCCGGTgcccgcagccaggagccacccAGGCTGGATGCATGCCCATCCCCACAGAAGCTGGGCCAGGACCACAGGCCAAGCAGCATGGCAGGAACCCCCAGCAGGGACGGCCCCAGGCGGCAGGGACTTGGGCCTTTTGGGGACGCCCAACACCCCTGCCATCTCCCAAAGAATGACCCTGGACCCAAGGATGGATGTGTGCCAGGGGAGATGACTGGAGGCccccttcccagctcccaggccccacagcctcccagggccCTGGATGGCCACCAAGGCCAAGGCTCATCCCCAGCCAGGAGGCTCCAAGAGCTCCGGCCTCTGGCCTCCGGGCACTTAATCCCCAAGCTGGGAGTGGAAGGCAGAGCCTCCCTGCAGGCCCTGACCACCAGCCACCCCAAGCCCAAGGCTGTGAAGGGCCGGAGGAGGGCCTGCGACAAGGGGCCGAGCTCCAGGAAGCTGCCGCTGCCCCCAGAGAGACTTTGCTCTGTCCCTGGGGCCTGCCATCCAGCCGCGGCATGCGACCCCTCCCGGGTGCTTCTGGGGGCAGGGCTCAGGGGGACGCCCACCCTGGCCGCGGAGGCGCGGGGCCGGTCTTGCTCCGAGTCCACCCTCTATCCTGTGTCCTTCCTCGTGCCCCTGGTGGTAGCCCCGCGAGCCAGTTACCCAGCGCCAGCCCAGGGGCTGTTCCCCTTGGAATCGCGGAAGAAGCCGCGCAGGTGGAGGTCCACGGCGGAGGTCTCAGGCTGGAGAGCAGCGGGCGTCGGGctgaggctggagcctggaaAAGCGTGCGCGCAGGCTGTGTCCCAGCCGCCGGAGCGCCCGGCCCAGTGCGCCTCACTTCCCAGCTCCACAGTCGCCCACAGCAGCGAAGACGATGCCAGCGCCCGCTCCGCCAGCTGCTTCGGGGACTCCGAGTCCAGCGGCAGCGACACCACCGAGGGCAGTGCACGCAGGAGCACCGGCCTGGACAGCACGCGGCCAGGGCAAGGAATGCGGACCCCCGGGGGTGCCAGGCCATCCCTACCTCCCGTGCCCCATCTGTGCCGCGTCCGGGCGTCCCGCGCGCTGAAAAAGAAGATCCGCAGGTTCCAGCCCGCGGCGCTGAAGGTCATGACCATGGTGTGA